A region of Candidatus Binatia bacterium DNA encodes the following proteins:
- the mqnB gene encoding futalosine hydrolase has protein sequence MILLACAVEDELALWKPREDVSALVTGVGPVEASAAIATALAHRPYRLVVNAGIAGAFDGAAAIGDGVVVADDRMELALESGAPLALPRGSTLVDSAHSDPRLVALLAEKGFAALRGVTVSRVTSTDATARRLARDGAQVESMEGFAALRAAARAGVAAIEVRGISNRCGDREKSGWNFAAGISGLQRLLAALFELV, from the coding sequence GTGATACTGCTCGCCTGCGCCGTCGAAGACGAACTCGCGCTGTGGAAACCGCGCGAGGACGTCTCGGCGCTCGTCACCGGCGTCGGCCCGGTCGAGGCGTCGGCGGCCATCGCCACCGCGCTCGCGCACCGGCCGTATCGGCTCGTCGTGAACGCCGGGATCGCGGGCGCCTTCGACGGCGCGGCAGCGATCGGCGACGGCGTCGTCGTCGCGGACGACCGGATGGAGCTCGCGCTCGAGAGCGGCGCGCCGCTCGCGCTCCCGCGCGGCTCGACTCTCGTCGACTCGGCGCACTCCGATCCGCGGCTCGTCGCGCTGCTCGCCGAGAAGGGCTTCGCGGCGCTGCGCGGCGTCACGGTTTCACGGGTCACTTCGACGGACGCGACGGCACGGCGGCTTGCAAGAGACGGCGCGCAAGTCGAGTCCATGGAAGGCTTCGCCGCGCTGCGCGCGGCCGCGCGCGCCGGGGTCGCAGCGATCGAGGTGCGCGGCATCTCGAATCGCTGCGGCGACCGCGAAAAGAGCGGCTGGAACTTCGCCGCAGGCATCTCCGGGCTGCAGCGCCTGCTCGCCGCGCTCTTCGAACTCGTATGA
- the queD gene encoding 6-carboxytetrahydropterin synthase QueD: MRKQFRFEAAHSLPFHPGKCARLHGHSYRLEVALRGPLRTRGPARGMIEDFERVERIVNERVLAKLDHQNLNDLIENPTVENIVLWIWKRLAGRLTLLDELVLWETATACAVLRRSDLA; encoded by the coding sequence ATTCGCAAGCAGTTCCGCTTCGAGGCGGCGCACTCGCTGCCGTTTCACCCGGGCAAGTGCGCCCGGCTGCACGGACATTCGTACCGGCTCGAGGTCGCGCTCCGCGGTCCTCTTCGAACGCGCGGTCCCGCTCGCGGCATGATCGAGGATTTCGAGCGGGTCGAACGCATCGTGAACGAGCGCGTCCTCGCCAAGCTGGACCATCAGAACCTCAACGATCTCATCGAAAACCCGACCGTCGAGAACATCGTGCTCTGGATTTGGAAGCGGCTCGCCGGCCGCCTGACGCTGCTCGACGAGCTCGTGCTCTGGGAGACCGCAACCGCCTGCGCCGTCCTCCGCCGCTCAGACCTCGCCTGA
- a CDS encoding 7-carboxy-7-deazaguanine synthase QueE, whose amino-acid sequence MLQLSEVFYSIQGEGTWTGTPAVFVRLAGCNLACRFCDTDYAVKFFASVEDVLAMVRDAGGDCAMVVLTGGEPLAQAETPALIEALQRDGRRVHIESNGTIFAALPKDVWLCVSPKERVDPRMAARADEAKLIVDERVPEEHLSLFEGKPTILLQPEGNKPANVALALEYAKAHPQRFRLSLQTHKFIGVP is encoded by the coding sequence GTGCTGCAACTAAGCGAGGTGTTCTACAGCATTCAGGGTGAGGGAACGTGGACCGGAACGCCCGCGGTCTTCGTGCGCCTGGCGGGCTGCAACCTCGCCTGCCGCTTCTGCGATACGGATTACGCGGTAAAATTCTTCGCAAGCGTCGAGGACGTGCTCGCGATGGTGCGCGACGCGGGCGGCGATTGCGCGATGGTGGTGCTCACCGGCGGCGAGCCGCTCGCACAGGCCGAGACGCCCGCGCTGATCGAGGCGCTCCAGCGCGACGGCCGGCGCGTTCACATCGAGTCGAACGGTACGATTTTCGCGGCGTTGCCGAAGGACGTCTGGCTCTGCGTGTCGCCGAAGGAGCGCGTCGATCCGCGCATGGCCGCGCGCGCCGACGAGGCGAAGCTCATCGTCGACGAACGCGTCCCTGAAGAACACCTCTCGCTCTTCGAAGGCAAGCCGACGATCCTATTGCAGCCCGAAGGAAACAAACCGGCGAACGTCGCGCTCGCGCTCGAGTACGCGAAAGCGCACCCGCAGCGCTTCCGCCTCTCGCTGCAGACGCACAAGTTCATCGGCGTGCCGTGA
- a CDS encoding dihydrolipoamide acetyltransferase family protein — MATTITMPQLGETVTEGTVAQWLKSVGDSVDKYEDFVEVSTDKVNAGVPSPVTGTIRELLVKEGETVATGTPIAVIDEVGAAAEAAPAPPAPAHAAPQAAPPQAAPPSPNGAKASAAESAEAEAAARGASPAVRRLAREHHVDIRAIRGSGANGRVTADDVLAAARTIVSSAPAAPPPAPAAQPPLAPGRTSTYAQPIPGTMVQLTQARRIIAERMVESKQTAPHAWSMVEIDVTDVWRWRVREKDRFERETGYRLTLLPFFIRAVVQALAAFPLMNAKFVAATASSQAGIYVNDEVNVGIAIGLPTNLVVPVIRHADKLSIKGIAIAAGELIEKARKGKLGVDDLAGGTFTVNNNGANGSWASAPIINGGQAGIVTMEAVVKQLRVSHDDTIAIRQMMNACLSLDHRVVDGYVASGFLADLKQRLESMGPQGEL, encoded by the coding sequence ATGGCTACCACGATAACGATGCCGCAGCTCGGCGAGACGGTGACCGAAGGCACGGTCGCGCAGTGGCTCAAGTCGGTCGGCGACAGCGTCGACAAGTACGAAGACTTCGTCGAGGTCTCGACCGACAAGGTCAACGCCGGCGTTCCTTCGCCGGTGACCGGCACGATCCGCGAACTGCTCGTCAAAGAGGGCGAAACGGTCGCAACCGGCACGCCGATCGCCGTGATCGACGAGGTCGGCGCAGCCGCCGAAGCGGCTCCCGCGCCACCCGCACCCGCGCACGCAGCGCCGCAAGCCGCTCCGCCGCAGGCCGCTCCGCCGTCGCCGAACGGCGCGAAGGCGAGCGCGGCCGAGAGCGCCGAGGCGGAAGCCGCGGCTCGCGGCGCGTCGCCGGCCGTGCGCCGGCTCGCGCGCGAGCATCACGTAGATATTCGCGCGATTCGCGGCAGCGGCGCAAATGGACGCGTGACCGCCGACGACGTGCTCGCCGCCGCGCGCACGATCGTCTCGTCGGCGCCCGCAGCCCCGCCACCGGCACCCGCGGCGCAACCGCCGCTCGCGCCCGGACGAACCTCGACGTACGCGCAGCCGATACCCGGAACGATGGTGCAGTTGACGCAGGCGCGGCGCATCATCGCCGAGCGCATGGTCGAGAGCAAGCAGACCGCGCCCCACGCCTGGTCGATGGTCGAGATCGACGTCACCGACGTATGGCGGTGGCGCGTGCGCGAGAAAGACCGTTTCGAGCGCGAGACCGGCTACCGGCTGACGCTGCTCCCCTTCTTCATTCGAGCCGTGGTGCAGGCGCTGGCCGCGTTTCCGCTGATGAACGCGAAGTTCGTGGCGGCGACCGCGTCGAGTCAGGCCGGCATCTACGTCAACGACGAGGTGAACGTCGGCATCGCGATCGGCCTGCCGACGAATCTCGTCGTGCCGGTGATCCGGCACGCCGACAAGCTCTCGATCAAGGGGATCGCGATCGCGGCGGGCGAGCTGATCGAGAAGGCGCGTAAGGGCAAGCTCGGCGTGGACGATCTTGCCGGCGGCACGTTCACCGTCAACAACAACGGCGCGAACGGCTCGTGGGCTTCGGCGCCGATCATCAACGGCGGCCAGGCGGGAATCGTGACGATGGAGGCCGTGGTGAAGCAGCTGCGAGTCAGCCACGACGACACGATCGCGATCCGGCAGATGATGAACGCGTGCCTCTCGCTCGACCACCGCGTCGTGGACGGCTACGTCGCCTCGGGCTTCCTCGCAGATCTCAAGCAGCGCCTCGAATCCATGGGTCCGCAAGGAGAACTCTAA